The window GTCGCCGCCAGGATACTGAGTTCACAGAAGATCTACTCATTGTTTCGTAAGCTGACTGTTGAAATCATCAATTCCACGGCACCAGAGAAAATGACATCAGATAGAGACCAGGGTAAAACCTTTAATAAGCTGTTATTGGTTTTCTGAAAGCCAGCCATTCGAAGCAGACCGACTGTTCTCTGTAAAGCTAACCTTATCACAGATTTATACTTTATGATGCTACAAGATAACGCTCCCCTTGAATGATCCATTCGACTCCGctccagcagaaaaaaaggctcCAGACAATAGACCAGGCAGCATGTGTGCAGAGAGGAAACATTTGAAATCTTGACAATAACACAACAAACTGCCTCTTTCTGTGGGAAGCAGCAGTGAAATACCAGGATGTGCCTGAGTctaaaaagaatttttttgggctttttttccccccgtccCTCGCTGTGCCATTTTCACAATAGTCACATGGCACCAGCTGAAACcggaaacacacactgtgtctgGCAAGACATGCACCATTCCTGCTGCAGTCCTGTGGCTGTTGGGGTCGCTCAGATGAATTTGAGTAGATTGCACTTTGGGACTTGGTCACGTACTTTGGAAATGAGAAAGTAATCACACTAACCACAGGCACTTACAGCACCACCAGGATCGATGCTAGAGGGAGATGGATGTTGATATTTGAGTCAGCGGTTACTCATGACCGGCAGGTTGAGCAGAACTCAATGAAGTGAGCACAAACAGTTCAAATTCACGTACGCTTTACAGGGAGGTGGAGCGCACAGATTTTTGATTTTCCCAGTTTCGGAATTTGCTGGTCAAATACATGAGCAGCGGTACTTTTGACCGTGTGAGGATCACTTTTTAATCAACAATGTGAAACTTTGGAAATAAGCCCGACACAGTGCACTGGACTTTTCTGCAATGATGCAGACCACATTTAGATCTTTTCATGCCCTTAAAGAGCTCACGTCATGAGGATGGCACTGAACCTCTACTTTTTCTATCGGCAACACGGTGAAGGCAAGCTTAGCCTCTGAGGTCTGAAGGAACGCTGTAAGAAGAGTGTGCATACGTGTGGGTACCTGGCAGGGAGATGTGTAAGGAGCTGCGAGTACGAGGAGGAAGTCAACGCAAACTGCAGCCATACCATAACCAGCGTCTCTCACGGGTCAGACGGTCATCACAAAGTACAGGGCACAGCTGCACTGCAGGGACCTTCTGTGCCGTCCACTTTGGTGGAAATGAATATCAACATGCCAACTACCATATAGACTACTAAACTCCAGACGAACTGAACGAGTGCTTTAAAGGACCGTTCCGGTGCTTTTCTCTACTTGAGCTGACAACTCATGTAAATgaacttgcagagacttgaaactgATTTAACAGGCTTCACAGACTCGtgaaagcaaaagcaaacatgACGCTGGTGATTTAAATATCAAGCTCGGGTTCTCTGCGAGTTGACTTCACGTGAATGTTGTTGCTACGACGTTCATTTCGAGCATGTACGGAAGGAATGCAGTAGTTCTCAAATGATAACAAAGATGTAAGGTGCGAGGCAGAAAAAGCCATTTCTCTAACCCCTGGTGAGTGGTCCAGTAAAGGGAAGACAAGCCGCAAAAGGTGGAAGGCAGTGCACTGCCGCAGTGGTACTGTCACGTGATATGCAGTAAATGGGCTGAAACGCTAACCTTGAACCTCAGCAGTGTTGTGTCATATTCTGCTCAGTAAACCACTGGATGTCAGCTTCATGCTGCGTCAGAAGATCAACTCACGCACTCATtataaagacatgttttattggttttaacTGCAAtctttcattacaaaataaaccATAAACAAAGTAATTACTGTGGTGACAGCAACGGCTGCTGTAGAATACATTCAACAGTTGCTTTACATGTGTCGGTCCTGTTCACCTCGAACCTACAGGAATACATTTAAGGCTTTTACCTGCTCGGTCACAGAAACATATGAAGGCACAACATTTGGGAAACCTGGAATGTATTTATAGGCACTTCATTGAAAAAAAGTGGTCAAAAATAACCTTTACATCGTCATGATCGTCATGACTCAAAGTGCTAGGAAGTCTGTGCGTGACACTATGGAACAGGCATGCTTCTATCATCTTTTCAAAGTAAGAgcttaaaatttttttgtttttttcatccaaacTGATTGAGTGACTGATTACCAAGTGAGAATTCATCGGAGGAAAAGACACCGATATGAGGACAGGACTCCTCCAGAAGCAGTCCGCACCGTCGAGAACGAAAGGAGATGCTACCCAGAACTGCAGCTGGGCTTCTGAGATGAGAGGCCTGGATGCACTGGAAGCTACGGTCAACATGCAGCTGTTTGATCTGGAAATTGGATCTTTTGCGGAGTGCAGGTGGGAGACGCTAACAGGGTTCCTACGCAAGTTCTGTTCCAAACCTCTGGGGTCATAACACCCTCTGAACTCAATCTATCTCAGTAGATCAATAGCAATATTGTCACTTTTGAATATCCGGTTGTTACATATTTGTGCAGATGCTCTGTAGAAAACTAGTTCTGGTCTAAAACCACTGAATGTGTTGTTCTGTGTATCTAAAGAATACAAAACTCTTTTCCCCCAACAGCTCGGTGCAATTTCCAAACATGGTTGAAAGGCCTTAAAATGAAGATTAACTTAATAAATACAGGCATTTATGTACATTCACAGTGGATTTCACACTTTAGAGGCATGAGCTGCTCTGGCAAAACTACACCCTGTGTGTAAGGACAgtgaagaggggaaaagagaagcAGGGGAGCTGCTCCAGGCACGGGGCCGGTAAACAAACACtggcacgcacgcacgcacgcacttaCGCACGGCAGCGTATCATCTCCGGCAGCTTCCACAGAACTGGATGTTGTGTACTTTGGCTGTAAGAACCCTGTTAAACCCGCACCACCTGCACCCTGAGTGCATTCATACTTTGTCCACACCTTCAGCAACTATACGCCACTAGCTTAGTTATCTGATTAATTTGCAATGACTCTATTAGCTTTTTTCATCATTCGAACTTGACCACGGCAGCGGCAGAATGTCACCCTCTCGCTGAAAAGACAAGGTTTGTAGTTATGCCTCTAGCACGAACTGGGGCACCGACTTTGACACTCCCAGTGCGTTTGTGTCTTCAGACTGCGACAGAACCTCGACCTGCAGTCCAACATGTGGGAGgaacaaacaataaatacaaatgcCAAACcttcatgttttaaattaagattcactttcaaaataaatcacgTGTTACAAAAAATGTCATAGCAGTATAATATATTAActgtgaataaaaataacaaaaacaggtCTTCACAATCTCACGATTAATATGGAAGATCATAATttaacataaaagaaaatatatattctatTGTTTCATTAACcagataaatacaaaataaaaatgcttagGATcagcaataaatacattttgataaataaGCAGTGACAGCCAAAGTCCCCACTCTGAGGACTTTGGGAAATAAACTAGAcaataacatcatcatcatcatcataatattGAACATGGTGAAATCAACATCTGATTTCTGACAGCTGACTGAAACGTCACCTCAGACACAGAACTGATCTGTGGAGGCTGGAAAGATGTGATGAGAGCGAAAAGGCTCGACGACTGCTGAACTGTTGGAGTTTAATGATCAAAACTTTGCAGCTTTGCAGAGTCGGAACTGGAAAGACCGAGGTGCTGCAGTTTGTCAAGAAGCCAGTTCACCCACAttaccaaaacacattttctctcttccctccttcctgaCCAAACCGTTGGCACTGAGaaagcagattttaaaaattcgACACCTGCAGTGTCCCTGTTGCTGTTACTCCGGACTTCAGCGAGAACAGCTGTCACTGGAACTACTTTCTGCAACGTCTTTAGTCCGTAAGAAAACTGCCTCCGGCGTGTTCTGCGGATGATCCGGAGTGACAAGGACACTGGCCCAAAAGAGATGCTGCTGTTGAATCTAtgcaaatggatttttttttttaaatgctgtgaaCATAAACTTGAGGCTGAAGCCCACCTCCAGTGTGTTGGGATGGAAGCAGGTTTCTCCAAACCCggacaaagaaaagctaaaCTATACACGTTTGCCACAGAATATGTTGtcttgtaatttgggtgaaatgACCCTTTAACTATTCAAGCCTGTTCAAAGATCGTGTGCACCCCCAGAGGATGACGACTGACCACCAGCTCGGTGGCACAAGGCACGTGGCTCCAGCATCCCAGCCTGACTGAAGGAAAGCCTTCTGTGTTTGGGCCTCCCGGAAAACAGGCAATCCCACGAAACGGGGCAGAGGAACAGGAGACCGAGCATGATCAGAGGATGTTGCTCATGAACCCACTCCAAGGCACTTTTAGAAACTCACTGTCTACTGACTCTCTCTTGTTCATTTTGTGGTGACGATCCTTTAAAAGTTGAACACTGAGCTGTCATAAGCCAGTCGGAGGTTTAAAGGATGCAGCGCGGGGATGACCCtgtactgaacacacacacacacacacacacacacacacacacacacacacacacacacccccgcTGCCACTCCTACTGCTTCTGCACACGGCAAGTCAtatttaactactttataatGTGATCGCTGAGCTACTCTTCACAATCATTCACATTCATCCCACCATGGCACCAGTGCAGAGCCTGTACGTGAAGATGATTCTGGTTTACCAACTGTTCCTCATAATGAAGAGAACTGATCTGGATTTGTGGCTTTGGGGGTGTAGGTGGTGGGGGTCCTTAAAAGGTAAGGTAAGACAATCCTCAAACCACGGAAGGCATCCGGTTTTCTGACGTGACTCACTGGCGACAACAATGCACACAGCAGTTTGCTTCTCCTGCAAGCagggctgaggaggaggaggtggtggtgggggggtcctccatcttcctctctccctccctccccctccatccATCACTCTCCTCTCAAGCCCAAGGAGTCACACACCTTAATCATCGGAGACCGAGAGCCTGCTGAAGATGGGGAGGCGGCGGGAGGCATCCAAGAGGGGGGACTCAGAGCCGCTCTGACTACCCATGCTGCTCTGATATCCCTCCTGGTCAGACAGTGAGTCCGGGGGGCTTGGGGGGCTCTCTGATGTGGACTGAAAAATGCCGGGGGCGGTTGGGGAAGGTGGGGCCAGACCTTGAGGCTCAGACACAGGTGGGGGCACCAAGCTCGGGCCGAAAAGGAGGGCGAGCTCCTGTCTGGAGTAGGTGAAGGGGTTGCTCTTCCACTCCGTCAGGTCTTCGATGGAGAACGCGGGTGGAGGTGTGACCGAGGTGGGGTTGTCCTGCGGGCCGCCGGAGCTGGGAAAGCCGGCGAAGCTGCAGCTGTGCTGCAGCCGAGGGCGCTCCAGCTTGTTGAaggcagagaggggagggggcCCCCGGCGCTCCTCTGCGTTGTGGATGAAGTGGCAGCGGGGGCCGTACGGGCAGAAACCGATGGTGTGGAAGGTGCGGCACAGCTCCGTCTTGTACTTCGGGTGACGGCTCAGGCTGCGCAGCTCGTGCATGCCGTGGGCGAACTGGCACTTATCGCCGTACTTGCAGGTGCCGTTCTCCTCGAAGGGCCGGCACAACTCCGTTTTGTAGCGGCTGGAGTTGACTTGGCTGCTTCCACCCGCACACGCCAGACTGCCGGGACGCAGCCTGTCCCCCAGCTCTGAGTACGAGCGCTCACGGAAACGGTTCTCCTTGTTGTTGCCGCCGCAGCTGCTACCCAACACCACCGAGGGATCCGTTTTAAGGCTGTTGACAAACTGATTCTGGCTGAGCTTTGTGCTGGGGAGGCTGACCGAGTGACGACGTTGGAACAGGCCTCCTGCAGAAGGGGCCCCCACCGCCTTCCTGTCCGGCAGAGACGCAGTGGGGCTGCAGGGGGAGAGGCTGGCACCGGAACACTGGACAGACGTCAGCTGAGGTCCACCAAGACCGATGTTGCTGCCGTAGTTCAACATCTTGTTGTTCTGTCAAGAGAGACGTGCGGCGGTTAGTTGAATAAGCACATTTCATCCCCGATTACCAGTGATCGGCGTGAGCTGCGTTTACCAGCTGGTTTCGGAGCTGTGCGCCCGATTCCTACCCCAACAGACCTCTGGGGAGAGCAGTTAGAAAGCAGTCAAAGTTATTACAAGCAGGGCACTTGTTTTGTCAATCTAACGCGCCTCTGTTTACATCAGCAGTTACACACCAGTCCCACGTCTGGTGTCCATCGGGACACAGCATTTCCCGCAGCACGGTACAAGAGTGTGTCTTTCTATCCCCACTTCAGAATCTACTGGTGCTACGGCGTCCGACGCAAATCGGGACAAGTGTTAAAATGGTCCACTTCATCGAGGCATGACGGAGAATATGCACATCCCTCTCTACTGTACCTTTGACCCCAAGGCTCTATGAAAAATGACTCAGTGGCAGCGTAAATCTGCTGAAAATATGGTGGAGAAGCGGCACTGATAAGCAGAGTCTGAAACGTAAAAGTCTAAAAGATAACCTGAGCCTGGTCACGAGAATCTGAACGCAGCTCCCTTTTCTGGTCTGGTCTACCCTTTTCAGACGGACTCTGGAAACATGACACTTGAAGACTGTACGAGTCACTTTGTATCACAAAGTGTAACGCACCCGATTTCACTGTGCATCAGTCTGACCCCTCGGTGGAGAAACGCCACCTTCCACCGAcgcttttctttccctctgtacGTCTCGCACCAAGCGGTGGATCCACCGCCACTTTAACGCACCCTGATTACCGTGGAGTGCTGTGAATACCGATGTGCGCAGCGCTTCCACATGCACAGACTGGCCCGGCAGCCCCCGCTGCTCTGGGCTCAAGCGCCTTCCTCCTACGCAGCTCTGTCACGGCTCGGTTTCTCATTGGCCCGCTTCCGCAGTGGGACACTGACATCCACGCAGGCTCCTGGGGCCGGGTAGCGCCGGCCGCCCGTCCGGCCCGTGGCCTCCGCGGACAACGAGCAGCGTGGTCGACGCGGCCACCGGCGGCGCAGGTGGAGCGTCACCGCTGCGTCCGTCAGACCCCGCAGGACGAGCGGCCGGTTCACACGTGAAAAGTCGCTGGACTCACCGGCTCCCTTCACGCGCAGTTGGCGCCCAGACAGACCGCGGAGCGAGCGAGCGAGCCGGCGGTCCGCTGTCAATGGCGGACGCCGATTTTTACGCCGATTAGGGCAACGGTCAAACTCTCGACACGACGTTTCCATCGAGCCGCACTCACTTTGCCTCCCAGCGGACGCCAGCTGCGCCACTTCGCGCCAACGTCCGCCGGTTCTCCAGCAGCGCGGAGACGTAGCCTACTTTTAACTCCTCTAAGTTATGAACCGGACGGCGTTTAACGTTGACGGGCGCCGTAACTAGTGAACGATGCAGTGCGGAGCCCGAGAAACTTCACCCCAAACTTGCAGTAAGAAACGTGGCTAGGCTAATGCTAGCATGTTTTGTCCCGAAAAGACGGGAGTCAGCCGATCACTTCCTCCCGGAGAGGCGTCACTTACCTGGTCGGAGACTTCTCTGTATTgcaggaaaggagaaataacagTCGCTGTCATTGTAGTTGGTGAAGACTCGGAGCGGCAGTCGGTGTTTTCTACCCCGTGGAGAGCCCCCTCTGCCGCGCCGCGGTGCTGCGCAGGTCCTTTTCAGCGGGCAGCGGCCCAGGGCTGCGGGGTGGGCGGGCTTCCCGCTGACACGGCGCAGGCCTGAGGGCACGCAGCGCCCCTGCAGGACGGACGCGGCCTGGCCTGTGATATGGGGAGAAGACCCCGGCTTCGTGGGCTACGTAGCGGAATCATTGAGTGAAATCACGAACTGCTTCCTCCTCGTCCGCTCAGAAACACGACTGAAGCAAACCTCGAGtatctctttcctcctcctgcgTAAAGATACATGATCTGATGTGCGGTCGCCCCTTTTTTCACGTGAATACAATGCAAGTCACCAGCAGAGGAACTCTACGGCAAGCTGACAGACTCAGGCCAAAGAGCTGCAAGTCAAATCGGCCTTTCAGCTCTGGAACCCGAACCTGGGAGTGCAGGTCATGTgggaccaaaacaatgagctgcaaGGGGCCGAGTAGCTTAGTGGATCTGCAGACTTCTCGGTGCCACCTGTGAGCCCTTGACACATTGGTGGTGAAAACACTGATCcatcaaactttgaaaaaacaggCACTCGGTCACACAAGTGTCCACCGTGCCAATCCGCGTGTTTGCAGCCGAAATGTGTTCAGCTTAATTCAAGTCTGAGTTCATAGTGTTTGCACAGGCTTCGATACCAGAGTGCTTGTCTGTTCTTAACCCCCCATCAATACGAAGTGGTCGTCACTTGACTTTCCCCGGTCATCCTGTTGTCTCTTTTTCGCTTCAGCTTTCgctcacatttatttatgtgtgaatCTAATTTCAGTGCAGATTCGAGGGCAGCATCAGCACCTAATACCAAAATCTatcaatatcaaaataaatggaatacTTCAGGCTAAAATGAAACCAAGCGCCGCCAGGTCTCAAGCCTATCTACAAGCCTTGAGCGTCCATTGTGTACGTTTAATGAGCCGGCATTTCCGCAAGGTTCCGGCAAAACCGATTCATTTTGAAGTCTTCCGAggttatttgctgttttgttttgtctgtatcaTTATGCTTGGGCTAAGCCCACAAGCCCGCTCTAACCGTTTTCGTTTTCATGTTAACCAGCTATGTAAGGTCAGAAAAAGTTTGGTTTTTGCTGCACCTGATCTGTGAGACAAATGATATGGTTCTGCCCATAGTACCATCAGATCAGAAAGcacgtctgtgtctgtgttgttctGAGGGGCAGTTTCAAACGATGCATTTTGTTGTCTCATTCAGGACGTGTTCAACGTCCCAAAGCCTGAGGTTCCCATCAGCACATGAATGTAGAATCCGAGTTATGGCTGTGAAACCGGTCTAATTAAACGTTCATGTGATGGCTGAATCTACAAATCCCGGTcgtcataaaataaaatgaatggaCCCATAAGCCAAAGGATGACATTCACATTTATCCTTCAGGGACATTGTTATGGACAGGCAGGGTGTgtcggacaaacacacactattacATACTACTGGACACTCAGACAGGTTGTTGAGTGTCATGCTGTGTTTTAGTTGATTCTAGTTTTTGGCAGAGATATTCACATTCAttaatctctctctgtgtttctgtcatgctttttatttttttactatcaTCACGAgtcagtttttttcctccttattCTTTGGGTTTATGGGCTAAGGTGTTAAAGGCTTATGAATGTGAGGGTAACGCTCTCCGGGATTCCCATGGTGCTGTTAACCATTTCATCGAATGTCCAGTATTTGGTTTCTCCCTGGATGTTTTGGGTTATGGTCTCCTGGAGCAGGAGATTGTGTTTCCATCCCTGTCTCACCACAACATCATAATATCGGTTGTTTTTGGATCTCTCTGTAGTTTGTGTTGCAGCTCTCATCCACCCCTCAGCTCTCTTCTGGCATGCTGTAGATTAGAAGAATGAATGTTACCAGTAGGTGAACTGGCCCGATTTAAAAGATAATCCTGGTTTACAGGACGTAATTGTGGAGATTTTGACTCTATAGGTCATGCTAGCTTCACCCTTGCCACCTCCACTGTAGAGAGTCAGGATTAGAATGAGGGACTTGCTCAAAACAGTGTACTCTATATCGGGGCGAGCTGCCTTGAGGCTGAATGGcatatgtacaaatatatttacatatacactgtatatatgtttaCATAGAAAAAACTTAAACAGCTATGCAGAGTCTGTTCACGATGCCGTGTGGCTGATGGGTAATACTGATTAAATCCTGTGTCGGCACGGTTTGGGAGCGAAGCTCTGCCTGTCCGCACCGCAGTTGTCTCTAATATGAATTTTTGACATCAATGTGGCACATCCGAGTGAGTCTGAGCTGTGAacttgtgcagcagctaacagcaGGACGTTACTGGTTTACGCTAACGTTCATCGTGTGAGGGGGCTTCTTTGCTTTTTAGTTGAGGCCCTCCTGTCCCTTCATACTGTAAGCATGCCTCTGTGGTGAAGATTTTGTTGCCTTCAGGTCTCAGGCAAGTGGAGTCTTCAGTCAGCTGAAACTGACGACTGTCCATCCACCTGAAGGTCTGACGGGTTGTTCAtcctgagatgcttctctgctcaccacagcaGTAAAGAGTGGTtgtctgagttaccgtagccgttctgtcagctccaaccagtctgaccattctcctctgacctctctcatcaacacgGCGTTTCCGTCCTCAgggctgctgctcactggatgttttttttttgcttttggctCCATTCTGGGtgaaaactctagagactgttgtgtgtgaagcAGTTTGAGAAACATTCAAACCAGCCAGTCTGgtaccaacaatcatgccacggtcagagtcaatgagatcacattttttctccactctgacgtttgatgtgaacattaactgatgctcctgacctgtatctgcaggaggTTATGTACTGctctgctgccacatgattggctgattagataactgcatgaataagcaggtggagaggtgttcctaataaagtgctcgctgaGTGTAACTCCCCAGCTGTCGCAgcaatctttcttttttctcacctcAGCTTCAGTGTCTGCTGAAATGTGGAGACAGAGGGCAGTGACAGGAGTCTATTCAACGTTCAGCAAATTTATTCTTAGTGTCTCCGACTCTGTTGGAATAATGTTGCGTCCTTAGGATTGAGGAATTCTGCTTTCGTTTAGAAAGGTGAGGCTTGAACTCGTGCTAGCACAATACTGCAAATAAAGAATGATGCAACTGACATTTAGCTTTCAGACTCCAGTGTCGTCTGGCATGATTTTGGTACAGAGCAAGGTAAAAACGTCCCTGTTTCCTGAAGTGGAGGTCTTGTGGGTAGACTCAGTTCTGGTGGAGTTGACCTCATTTTAGAACGGCAAGCTGTCACACTGAGCTATTACACAGTTTCAGGATTAATGTCACAAATTATGTGATTATGGTGTAGCAGCAGGAGTTTCACCTCTGGGGTGATGGGAACAGGACATTTGGGCGATTACAGGATTTAGCACTGGTCAAAATGAGGATCCATGGTTCTTCTCATGGAGAAAATAACagtgtgtgaaatgaaaaaggctCGTCAGTTTCAGTGTTGATGATAATGACTGATAATAAGCTCTGAAGATTGCTCATCAGTGAAGCTAAATATAGACCTAAATATAGATCTCTTGGCTACATTGTGTTATCGGCCTGTCTTTTAGGCCAATGCAACGcaggggcctttttttttttttttttttttttcaagtaatagCCTGCTTCTCCCCCACAGCCTCTCCTCTGACGCTCTTACGTCTACAGGTCTGCCCTGGCAATCTTCCCACCAACATGTTGGGCTTCATGAGATCCCAGAGACCTTGGCACTGACTGCTGGGTGACCGGCTCTTGACATGGTGGTATTTCGCAACACAAAGtacactgtggtttatttttgaaattccTTTGCTACCACGGCACAACTTCTTTTTCCATtctcctcttgtttttgttgtgggggactgaggtgtgtgtgcacCGCAGGGAGGGAGCAGAGTGGCTATGTGTTTGATGAGCAGATATCTGGTTTATTTGGCTTCATACGCTGTGGTATGTTGGACTCAAATCTGTGACTGCATTTGTTTA is drawn from Xiphias gladius isolate SHS-SW01 ecotype Sanya breed wild chromosome 4, ASM1685928v1, whole genome shotgun sequence and contains these coding sequences:
- the zfp36l1b gene encoding mRNA decay activator protein ZFP36L1b, with the protein product MTATVISPFLQYREVSDQNNKMLNYGSNIGLGGPQLTSVQCSGASLSPCSPTASLPDRKAVGAPSAGGLFQRRHSVSLPSTKLSQNQFVNSLKTDPSVVLGSSCGGNNKENRFRERSYSELGDRLRPGSLACAGGSSQVNSSRYKTELCRPFEENGTCKYGDKCQFAHGMHELRSLSRHPKYKTELCRTFHTIGFCPYGPRCHFIHNAEERRGPPPLSAFNKLERPRLQHSCSFAGFPSSGGPQDNPTSVTPPPAFSIEDLTEWKSNPFTYSRQELALLFGPSLVPPPVSEPQGLAPPSPTAPGIFQSTSESPPSPPDSLSDQEGYQSSMGSQSGSESPLLDASRRLPIFSRLSVSDD